A window of the Microbacterium sp. LWH13-1.2 genome harbors these coding sequences:
- a CDS encoding endonuclease/exonuclease/phosphatase family protein yields the protein MKVISYNLQKHRAVGELSALTSEHDPDILCLQECDVADLPETIGDLTLADATQGNRLGLAMFYRASEFHLQGIRTIELKKSLHDRIAKPAHERVLGARLRDIDAGRDFIAASFHAAPLTALNSLRRHQIRAALTELATLGEGLPQLMVGDYNYPVFKENLGKTVREHGYALTMSDDHTYTRYRVFRGHYDFATSAGFEIQRVTTLPQGLSDHRPILVTTRFD from the coding sequence ATGAAGGTCATCTCGTACAACCTGCAGAAGCACCGCGCCGTGGGAGAGCTCTCGGCGCTGACCTCGGAGCACGATCCCGACATCCTGTGCCTTCAGGAGTGCGATGTCGCCGATCTGCCCGAGACCATCGGCGACCTCACTCTCGCGGATGCCACGCAGGGGAACAGGCTCGGACTCGCGATGTTCTACCGTGCGAGCGAGTTCCACCTCCAGGGCATCCGGACGATCGAGTTGAAGAAGTCGCTGCACGATCGCATCGCGAAGCCCGCGCACGAGCGCGTGCTCGGTGCGCGGCTCCGGGACATCGACGCAGGCCGCGATTTCATCGCAGCGTCGTTCCACGCGGCGCCGCTCACCGCGCTGAACTCGCTCCGGCGCCATCAGATCCGCGCAGCTCTCACCGAGCTCGCGACCCTCGGCGAGGGGCTGCCGCAGCTGATGGTCGGGGATTACAACTATCCGGTGTTCAAAGAGAACCTCGGCAAGACCGTGCGCGAGCACGGCTACGCGCTCACGATGAGCGACGACCACACCTACACGCGTTACCGCGTCTTCCGCGGTCACTACGACTTCGCGACGTCGGCCGGCTTCGAGATCCAACGCGTCACGACCCTGCCCCAGGGGCTGAGCGACCATCGCCCTATCCTGGTGACCACGCGATTCGACTGA
- the rplM gene encoding 50S ribosomal protein L13 → MTRTYTPKAGEVQRDWVVIDATDVVLGRLASHAATLLRGKHKPTFANHIDSGDFVIIVNADKVALTGQKLQKKLAYRHSGYPGGLKSVTYAELMEKNPVRAVEKAIRGMLPKNSIGRQQLSKLKVYVGSEHPHAAQQPKTYTLDQVAQ, encoded by the coding sequence GTGACGCGCACTTACACTCCGAAGGCCGGCGAGGTCCAGCGTGACTGGGTCGTCATCGACGCCACTGACGTCGTTCTCGGCCGCCTGGCTTCGCACGCCGCTACGCTCCTGCGTGGCAAGCACAAGCCCACCTTCGCCAACCACATCGACTCGGGTGACTTCGTCATCATCGTGAACGCCGACAAGGTCGCGCTCACCGGTCAGAAGCTCCAGAAGAAGCTGGCTTACCGCCACTCGGGTTACCCGGGCGGCCTCAAGTCGGTCACCTACGCCGAGCTCATGGAGAAGAACCCGGTCCGCGCTGTGGAGAAGGCCATCCGTGGCATGCTCCCCAAGAACAGCATCGGCCGTCAGCAGCTGTCGAAGCTCAAGGTCTACGTCGGTTCCGAGCACCCGCACGCCGCTCAGCAGCCGAAGACGTACACCCTCGACCAGGTCGCCCAGTAA
- the rpsI gene encoding 30S ribosomal protein S9 yields the protein MADIQDTTETPQNFSTSTPETDAVEAAPRPVLSVPGAAVGRRKQAIARVRLVPGSGTITVNGRTLEDYFPNKLHQQLINDPFTILNLAGGYDVIARISGGGPSGQAGALRLGIARSLNGIDEENNRPTLKKAGFLSRDARVKERKKAGLKKARKAPQYSKR from the coding sequence GTGGCTGACATCCAGGACACCACCGAAACCCCCCAGAACTTCTCGACGTCGACTCCCGAGACCGACGCAGTCGAGGCGGCTCCCCGCCCCGTGCTGAGCGTCCCGGGCGCCGCTGTCGGCCGTCGCAAGCAGGCCATCGCCCGCGTGCGTCTCGTCCCCGGCTCGGGAACGATCACGGTCAACGGCCGCACGCTCGAGGACTACTTCCCGAACAAGCTGCACCAGCAGCTGATCAACGACCCGTTCACGATCCTCAACCTCGCCGGTGGCTACGACGTCATCGCGCGCATCTCCGGCGGTGGCCCCTCGGGCCAGGCCGGTGCACTGCGCCTCGGCATCGCTCGCTCCCTCAACGGGATCGACGAGGAGAACAACCGTCCGACCCTGAAGAAGGCCGGCTTCCTGTCGCGCGACGCGCGCGTCAAGGAGCGCAAGAAGGCTGGACTCAAGAAGGCCCGTAAGGCGCCTCAGTACTCGAAGCGTTAA